In Trichoderma atroviride chromosome 2, complete sequence, one DNA window encodes the following:
- a CDS encoding uncharacterized protein (EggNog:ENOG41~SECRETED:SignalP(1-20)), with protein MMNWIQFAAFIITASAEVLAGHVPPVDGAVSTCHESYDGRFEVTINKLSKRDVEKRSCGGSDALLLTLHDGILKDAKDRTGYIASNYQFQFDDPPQVDAIYTRGFSACDGTLALRGSTTFYQCRSGDFYNLYDRNWASQCEPIELRILPCDGHTEGGGYGREETTIGSKVVKTAIVTAIGDGQAQAHTTTIAIPICQIGDGQVQGHTTPCGGQPPASPISQISDGQAVHEPPSHESSCGHSHGHRCS; from the exons ATGATGAACTGGATTCAATTTGCAGCTTTTATTATCACGGCTTCTGCCGAAGTTCTTGCTGGCCACGTCCCTCCTGTTGACGGCGCCGTCTCAACCTGCCACGAGTCTTACGATGGTAGATTCGAGGTTACTATCAACAAGCTCAGCAAGCGGGATGTCGAG AAACGATCTTGCGGTGGTTCCGACGCCCTGCTACTGACACTCCACGATGGAATTCTAAAGGACGCCAAGGACCGTACTGGATACATTGCTTCCAACTATCAGTTCCAATTCGATGATCCGCCTCAGGTAGATGCCATCTACACGAGGGGTTTCTCTGCCTGCGATGGCACTCTGGCTCTGCGTGGCTCAACCACCTTCTACCAATGTCGCTCCGGGGACTTTTATAACCTGTACGACCGTAACTGGGCGTCGCAGTGCGAACCAATCGAGCTCCGTATACTGCCTTGCGACGGACACACTGAAGGTGGAGGTTACGGCCGAGAAGAGACCACTATCGGCTCCAAGGTGGTCAAGACTGCCATTGTGACGGCTATCGGAGATGGTCAGGCACAAGCACACACGACTACCATTGCTATTCCCATCTGCCAAATTGGAGACGGACAAGTCCAAGGACACACAACTCCTTGCGGTGGCCAGCCTCCAGCCTCTCCCATCAGCCAAATCAGCGATGGCCAGGCAGTCCACGAGCCCCCCTCTCACGAATCCTCCTGTGGCCATTCCCACGGCCACCGGTGCTCCTAA
- a CDS encoding uncharacterized protein (EggNog:ENOG41) encodes MASHPPASCCVVGTLHEGETTGKDIKVDGTIDAYLATPPPDKVRDGQGILFIPDVIGIWQNSKLLADNFASQGYTVLLPDIFNGDALPLNRKGDFDFVKWATEGTGGNNPHTPPAVDPIIVKSIKALQDLGIKKIGAVGYCFGAKYVVRHYKSGIEVGFVAHPSFVEEDELAAITGPLSIAAAQTDAIFPTEKRHKSEEILIKTGLPFQINLYSGVSHGFAVRCDTSVKIEKFSKEQAFLQAVTWFGEHL; translated from the exons ATGGCCTCTCACCCAcctgcaagctgctgcgTTGTTGGAACCCTCCACGA GGGCGAAACCACCGGCAAGGACATCAAGGTCGACGGCACCATTGACGCCTACCTGGCCACGCCTCCTCCCGACAAGGTCCGCGATGGCCAGggcattctcttcatccccgACGTCATTGGCATCTGGCAGAacagcaagctgctggccGACAACTTTGCCTCTCAGGGATACACCGTCCTGCTGCCGGACATCTTCAACGGCGATGCGCTGCCGCTGAACCGCAAGggcgactttgactttgtcAAATGGGCCACCGAGGGCACGGGTGGCAACAACCCTCACACTCCCCCGGCCGTGGAccccatcatcgtcaagagcatcaaggcTCTCCAGGACTTgggcatcaagaagattggcGCTGTCGGCTACTGCTTCGGCGCCAAG TACGTTGTCCGTCACTACAAGAGCGGCATCGAGGTCGGCTTCGTCGCTCACCCCAGCTTCGTCGAGGAGGACGAGCTCGCTGCCATCACCGGCCCTCTGTCCATTGCCGCAGCCCAGACTGACGCCATCTTCCCTACTGAGAAGCGCCACAAGTCCGAGGAGATCCTCATCAAGACCGGCCTGCCCTTCCAGATCAACCTGTACTCGGGCGTTTCGCACGGCTTCGCTGTCCGCTGCGACACCAGCGTCAAGATTGAGAAGTTTTCCAAGGAGCAGGCCTTTCTCCAGGCTGTGACTTGGTTTGGCGAGCACTTGTAA
- a CDS encoding uncharacterized protein (EggNog:ENOG41), with the protein MQLVRPPDKLVDTNGIARTDHPMWPQQDGVYYFEIKIEHEGDGSGRFAIGFCGEHTPLGGPQLGREKVSWGYNGDSGETYQCGVQTPTPFGEVYGEGDVIGCGVNFDKDIAFYTLNGEIIGKYINSPSFPSKDVHSTNDQAK; encoded by the exons ATGCAACTAGTTCGACCGCCAGACAAGCTTGTTGATACAAACGGCATAGCGCGAACTGACCACCCCATGTGGCCACAGCAAGATGGAGTGTATTATTTTGAGATCAAGATTGAACATGAGGGCGACGGTTCTGG ACGATTCGCTATTGGCTTTTGTGGCGAACATACGCCTCTGGGCGGCCCTCAGCTTGGACGGGAGAAGGTATCTTGGGGTTACAATGGTGACAGTGGTGAAACGTACCAGTGTGGCGTCCAGACTCCTACTCCCTTTGGAGAGGTTTACGGCGAAGGCGATGTCATTGGATGCGGCGTCAATTTCGACAAAGATATTGCCTTTTATACTTTGAATGGAGAAATAATCGGCAAGTATATCAACAGCCCCTCCTTCCCTTCTAAAGATGTTCACAGCACTAATGACCAGGCTAAATAG
- a CDS encoding uncharacterized protein (EggNog:ENOG41~SECRETED:SignalP(1-20)), which yields MPFDSLWMWILNSVRPLTLGELAVAIAISSSQDMSLEDLELEIPRPIARYLQCLNGALIKISDLQVVPTFTKLDRTTEEAKNEYNFIILGKCIDYLKMILDIAKLQQGEVENFREIFYGPEYGFVEYAVVEWPQHYARTNKDCKQDRVKELFNNEGCIKAWFSLYKLYTASSAGTISQLDSLLKIACWFGFADLTKHLIQEVLKKDDYEMELSASLDTAAERGQEDIVALLLDAGARSKDAMNLAVDGGFTSMAQKLSEIDPNMIHAEYLFERSPLMMAILNGDEHVSSYLIERGTKCDIMIRNDTRPLQLAASLGHVGIVNLLLQKNADIHTLSATGLNALHFSAAGGFDDISTILISAGVPINQKDVNGMTALHFAAKHGQSSTINILLNAGAELDAITSDGYSPIHIAAKGGFLSILRELIQRQRGPVPEKSPKDSMAPTNSPLQLAAQYGHGEVVRELLQQKQYSLDQDRAASLLLAAKEGFVEIVEMLLNSSITAHAYDEDENTALHLAAKGDYSDIVERLVGYNSEMFDTGARNSFGWTPLHFAAKSGRLVTLRILLDHGAELSGWDKFDQTVFHIAASHGHIWILCEILNRPELREEDRCLISAPKSNGDTPFILAVRNGHLDVTKYILDTIPLDRCEFSFYQGQENALIEAVKMRHVNLVSLLLYYDWDINENKPTTALHCAVRAVDHEMIDMLLSQGANPNVLDCESQSPIHMAAQRYPQALETLLEDRERVKINIDLQGEAGCTAIWQASRAGNQTAVEQLLKLSPDLEVKNDNGQTALHAASDNPLLTKLLLDAGANPMALCNSGKTPFMLAADEENGHLVIQHYIDHDVECDFNVQDKQGKTALHIAATSGTLDTVKLLCSSHSSITARTNQGATALHYAALSGKLDVIEYLIKKGLDINSNSNSMGTPLMSAAAVNGVDAARFLLDNGAEVNLANDESIFPSALQAAAANGAECMVQMFLEAKADPNIFGGVYGSCLCGSVQAGNVEIARRLLEAGADIDYEGPKGTALECAIACGNSDLITLLLEHKADVDIPSKRKRDNLLMQAILKNNIDIVKILLEHGADANLSSPKGGKPVQATICKGKEDIFLLLLEKGAQLAFKDQWGRGPLSTAMVKRVPDLLPHLLQHPDVDVNERDAVGRTPLMLAIRNGVYVIKGLQDHGADIDAQDKWGKTALIYAIIRGDDSMVAKLVKSGATLGLRENGSHIRHYSRRRLHGREARQEWCNVGLERYTRS from the coding sequence ATGCCTTTTGATTCACTATGGATGTGGATTCTGAATTCAGTGAGGCCGTTGACACTTGGAGAATTAGCCGTTGCTATTGCAATTAGCTCTTCACAAGATATGAGTCTCGAAGACCTCGAGCTAGAGATACCCCGTCCAATTGCACGCTACCTACAGTGTCTCAATGGGGCTCTCATAAAGATATCCGACTTGCAAGTTGTACCAACTTTTACAAAGTTGGATCGCACTAcagaagaggccaaaaaTGAATacaacttcatcatcctTGGCAAATGCATAGATTATCTCAAGATGATTCTTGATATCGCCAAACTTCAGCAAGGCGAAGTAGAGAATTTTCGTGAGATATTCTATGGCCCGGAATACGGTTTTGTGGAATATGCAGTTGTTGAGTGGCCACAGCACTATGCAAGGACCAACAAAGACTGTAAGCAAGATCGAGTGAAGGAGCTGTTCAATAATGAAGGCTGTATTAAAGCATGGTTCAGTTTGTACAAACTGTacacagcttcttcagctggcACAATTTCACAGTTGGATAGCCTTTTGAAAATAGCCTGCTGGTTTGGGTTTGCTGACCTTACCAAACACCTGATCCAAGAAGTACTAAAAAAGGACGACTACGAGATGGAGCTGTCAGCATCGCTTGATACGGCAGCCgaaagaggccaagaagacaTCGTTGCTCTACTATTAGACGCTGGTGCCCGATCCAAGGACGCCATGAATTTGGCGGTTGATGGCGGCTTCACGAGTATGGCTCAAAAGCTGTCTGAGATTGATCCAAATATGATCCATGCCGAGTATCTATTTGAGAGATCGCCGCTCATGATGGCTATTTTGAACGGAGACGAACATGTGTCGTCTTATCTGATAGAACGCGGCACAAAGTGCGACATCATGATTCGAAACGATACAAGGCCGCTACAGTTGGCAGCTAGCTTGGGACATGTAGGGATTGTTAATTTGCTTCTACAAAAGAATGCTGATATACATACTTTGTCCGCAACGGGCCTCAACGCACTTCActtttctgctgctggaggattTGACGACATATCAACAATCTTGATAAGTGCGGGAGTGCCGATAAACCAGAAAGACGTCAACGGCATGACGGCACTTCACTTCGCTGCGAAGCACGGACAGTCTTCTACAATCAACATTCTCTTGAACGCAGGAGCAGAGCTTGACGCTATTACGAGTGATGGTTATTCGCCAATTCATATTGCGGCAAAAGGAGGCTTTTTGTCCATCTTGAGAGAGTTGATCCAAAGGCAGAGAGGACCAGTCCCGGAGAAGTCTCCAAAAGATTCAATGGCTCCTACGAATTCGCCACTTCAGCTAGCAGCCCAATATGGGCATGGCGAGGTCGTTCGTGAGTTACTTCAACAGAAGCAGTATAGTCTAGACCAAGATCGTGCGGcttcgctgctgctcgccgccAAGGAAGGATTTGTCGAAATTGTCGAAATGCTACTAAATTCCTCCATCACGGCACATGCTtatgacgaagatgaaaataCCGCGCTCCATCTCGCAGCTAAGGGAGATTATTCTGACATTGTCGAGCGGCTTGTGGGTTATAACTCGGAAATGTTTGATACCGGAGCACGCAATTCTTTCGGTTGGACGCCATTGCATTTTGCAGCTAAATCTGGCCGTCTAGTGACACTACGGATACTGCTTGATCATGGTGCAGAATTGAGCGGCTGGGACAAATTCGACCAGACAGTTTTTCATATTGCGGCTTCCCATGGCCACATATGGATTCTATGTGAGATTTTAAACAGACCAGAGCTTAGAGAGGAAGACCGTTGCCTCATCTCGGCGCCAAAGAGTAATGGCGATACTCCATTTATCTTGGCTGTGCGAAATGGCCACTTGGACGTCACGAAATATATCTTGGACACAATTCCATTAGATAGGTGCGAATTCTCGTTTTACCAGGGACAGGAAAACGCCCTCATTGAGGCTGTTAAGATGCGACATGTCAATCTTGTCAGTTTGCTCCTGTATTATGATTGGGATATCAATGAGAATAAACCGACAACGGCTCTTCATTGCGCCGTCAGAGCCGTGGATCATGAAATGATTGATATGCTCCTAAGCCAAGGAGCAAACCCCAATGTCTTGGATTGCGAGTCTCAAAGTCCGATCCACATGGCAGCTCAAAGGTACCCGCAGGCTCTCGAAACGCTGCTTGAAGACAGAGAAAGAGTGAAAATAAATATTGATTTACAAGGCGAGGCAGGATGTACGGCAATTTGGCAAGCATCGAGGGCTGGCAACCAGACAGCAGTtgagcagcttctcaaacTATCTCCAGATCTCGAAGTCAAGAATGACAATGGCCAGACAGCACTGCATGCGGCTTCCGACAATCCCTTGTTGACTAAGCTCTTGCTTGATGCCGGGGCAAATCCAATGGCGCTTTGCAATTCTGGCAAAACGCCCTTTATGTtggcagcagatgaagagaacGGGCATCTAGTCATACAGCATTACATCGATCATGATGTTGAGTGCGATTTTAATGTTCAAGATAAACAAGGCAAAACGGCGTTGCATATCGCGGCGACGAGCGGAACACTCGATACCGTAAAGCTCTTATGttccagccacagcagcatcaccgcTAGGACAAATCAGGGCGCGACGGCTCTTCATTATGCCGCGCTGTCTGGGAAACTAGACGTCATTGAATATCTTATCAAAAAAGGGCTGGATATCAATTCCAACTCCAACTCAATGGGCACGCCGCTCAtgtctgcagcagcggtgAACGGAGTTGATGCTGCCAGGTTCCTACTAGACAATGGTGCAGAGGTCAACTTGGCAAACGACGAGAGTATTTTCCCCTCTGCGCTGCAAGCTGCCGCTGCAAACGGTGCAGAATGCATGGTCCAAATGTTTCTGGAAGCTAAAGCCGATCCGAATATCTTTGGCGGAGTGTATGGCAGTTGTCTTTGCGGCTCGGTTCAAGCTGGGAATGTTGAAATCGCACGCCGGCTGCTTGAAGCTGGTGCTGACATTGACTACGAAGGGCCAAAGGGCACGGCGCTTGAATGTGCAATTGCTTGCGGAAATTCTGACTTGATAACGTTGTTATTGGAGCACAAAGCTGACGTAGATATTCCAAGCAAAAGGAAACGTGACAATCTGCTAATGCAGGCAATACTCAAGAATAACATTGACATTGTCAAGATATTGCTGGAGCACGGAGCAGACGCCAATCTAAGCTCACCTAAAGGAGGGAAACCAGTCCAAGCCACTAtttgcaaaggcaaagaggaTATatttcttctgctccttgaGAAGGGCGCTCAGCTTGCCTTTAAAGATCAGTGGGGACGAGGACCACTGTCCACCGCCATGGTAAAGAGAGTCCCTGATTTGCTGCCACATCTATTGCAACATCCGGACGTGGACGTTAATGAGCGAGATGCCGTGGGTCGAACTCCGCTGATGTTGGCAATTCGCAATGGCGTTTACGTGATCAAAGGCCTACAAGACCACGGAGCTGATATTGATGCTCAAGACAAGTGGGGGAAAACGGCTCTCATATACGCCATTATTCGCGGCGACGACTCCATGGTCGCGAAGCTCGTCAAGAGTGGTGCAACGTTGGGCTTGAGAGAAAACGGCTCTCATATACGCCATTATTCGCGGCGACGACTCCATGGTCGCGAAGCTCGTCAAGAGTGGTGCAACGTTGGGCTTGAGAGATATACGCGGTCGTAA